The following proteins are encoded in a genomic region of Pyxicephalus adspersus chromosome 9, UCB_Pads_2.0, whole genome shotgun sequence:
- the TRMT112 gene encoding multifunctional methyltransferase subunit TRM112-like protein has translation MKLLTHNMLRSHVTGVTRGFPLIIRADEVKVNSVDFNREFVSRMIPKLEWEALVETAESLGHGSGLPRELLSGYENDEEFLKKVHHVLLEVEIIEGALKCPESGTEFPITRGIPNMLINEEES, from the exons ATGAAGCTTCTTACACATAATATGCTGCGGAGTCACGTTACCGGGGTGACCCGTGGGTTCCCTCTCATCATCCGG GCAGATGAAGTCAAAGTCAATTCTGTGGATTTCAACCGAGAGTTTGTGTCACGTATGATTCCTAAACTAGAGTGGGAAGCATTGGTGGAAACTGCAGAGAGT CTTGGACATGGGTCTGGACTACCTCGAGAGCTTCTATCTGGATATGAAAATGATGAAGAGTTCCTAAAAAAGGTTCATCACGTGCTACTGGAG GTTGAAATCATTGAAGGTGCACTGAAGTGTCCAGAATCAGGCACAGAATTTCCTATCACAAGAGGAATCCCCAACATGCTAATTAATGAGGAGGAATCCTAA